Proteins co-encoded in one Centroberyx gerrardi isolate f3 chromosome 18, fCenGer3.hap1.cur.20231027, whole genome shotgun sequence genomic window:
- the LOC139931398 gene encoding calmodulin-1, which translates to MADQLTEEQIAEFKEAFSLFDKDGDGTITTKELGTVMRSLGQNPTEAELQDMINEVDADGNGTIDFPEFLTMMARKMKDTDSEEEIREAFRVFDKDGNGYISAAELRHVMTNLGEKLTDEEVDEMIREADIDGDGQVNYEEFVQMMTAK; encoded by the exons ATG GCTGACCAACTAACAGAGGAGCAGATTGCAG AGTTCAAGGAGGCTTTCTCCTTATTCGACAAGGATGGCGACGGCACCATCACCACCAAAGAGCTGGGCACCGTCATGAGGTCGCTGGGCCAGAACCCCACAGAGGCCGAGCTGCAGGACATGATCAATGAGGTGGATGCTGACG GTAATGGAACCATTGACTTCCCTGAATTCCTGACCATGATGGCCAGAAAAATGAAGGACACAGACAGCGAGGAGGAGATCCGCGAGGCTTTCCGGGTATTTGACAAG GACGGAAATGGCTACATCAGCGCCGCAGAGCTCCGTCATGTCATGACGAACCTGGGGGAGAAGCTAACAGACGAGGAAGTGGACGAGATGATCAGAGAAGCAGACATTGACGGAGATGGACAGGTCAACTacgaag AGTTTGTACAGATGATGACTGCAAAGTGA